One part of the Microbulbifer sp. THAF38 genome encodes these proteins:
- a CDS encoding efflux RND transporter permease subunit, producing MTERKRADEGIDTRRGAIAWMARNHVTANLLMLVLIVGGLIFSLVVKKEVFPEFSLDMVTVSISYPGASPEEVERGVLVAAEQAVQGIVGIKEMRGAANEGSASLILELEGDADANLVFQNIQQAIDSVTTFPGDIERPQVSLAERKRDVLDLVLHGNLDDRSLRALAMQVYDKLEAHSGITQLEAQGVRDLEVAVEIRRDDLRRYGLTLLEVAQVVKNAAVDIPSGSVKSNAGEILVRVTERRDWAREFGNVVVTRGSGGGPVYLRDISNISDALEDEARNMVFNGEPAVSIKIYRVGEQTPMSVSEAAREVIDEVRTSLPPGVTLTIRDDDSEIFKERLSLLLKNGFIGLLLVFVVLGAFLELRLAFWVTLGIPTSFLGSLLFLPGLDISISMVSMFAFIIALGIVVDDAIIAGENIHEWRQKGYSNLEAAIAGARQVAVPLTFAILTNIVAFIPLMELPGFMGKIFGVIPFVVGSVFIISWVEALFILPAHLAHSRRGYKSRRARRFAARQKLLARGLDRFVQRRFRPFLDFCVAHRYSTIAVAIAILLVMGGYAASGRMGFTLMPRVERDSGRFAVTFPTGTPQQQLEKARAQIIDAADRVLEQYDRDRVFLGSRGMIGDDAIQVDAYFVAADQRSFSTGEFVREWRKEVGPIAGSLSAITASDRGGPGAGSSLTVELRHTDTDTLEQAALRLASELEKFPNVSDIDAGISLGKTQLDLTLTETAKSLGVSAEDIGRQLRASLYGAEALRQQRGRDQVKVMVRLPESERVTMDDVHNMMIRAGNGQWLPLLDLVEIDQGRAYAKINRREGRRVTTVTANVEPSDQAALVINELNLSVMPQLKAEFPGLGVSYEGRQADEREGLASLGMTFMLAMAVLYLLLAIPLKSYIQPLIVMIAIPFGVIGALLGHLGMGYGLSMVSLLGMVALAGVVINDTLVMIEYSNRLRNEGTDLETAIKNAAARRFRPIVLTTVTTFCGLMPMIFETSVQARFMIPMAISLGYGILAATAISLLLVPCLYLMLGKDIPDLLERAKAVVKSLLRPAQV from the coding sequence ATGACTGAGCGCAAAAGAGCTGATGAGGGCATAGATACCCGCAGAGGTGCTATTGCCTGGATGGCACGCAACCATGTAACCGCCAACCTGTTGATGCTGGTCCTGATTGTGGGCGGACTCATTTTTTCCCTGGTGGTGAAGAAAGAGGTCTTTCCGGAATTCAGCTTGGATATGGTGACCGTTTCCATCTCCTATCCTGGCGCCAGTCCGGAAGAGGTGGAACGCGGCGTGCTGGTGGCTGCCGAGCAGGCAGTTCAGGGCATTGTGGGTATCAAGGAAATGCGTGGTGCGGCCAATGAGGGCAGCGCTTCCCTGATTCTGGAGTTGGAGGGCGATGCGGATGCCAATCTGGTCTTTCAAAACATTCAGCAAGCCATCGATTCAGTGACCACCTTCCCCGGTGATATCGAACGTCCGCAGGTAAGTCTGGCCGAGCGCAAGCGCGATGTACTGGATCTTGTTCTGCACGGTAATCTGGACGATCGCAGTTTGCGCGCCCTGGCCATGCAGGTTTACGACAAGCTGGAGGCGCACAGCGGTATTACCCAGCTGGAAGCCCAGGGCGTTCGCGATCTGGAAGTGGCCGTTGAGATACGCCGCGATGATTTGCGGCGCTATGGTCTCACCCTGTTGGAAGTGGCCCAGGTGGTAAAAAACGCGGCGGTGGATATTCCCTCCGGCAGTGTTAAATCCAATGCCGGCGAAATCCTAGTGCGGGTTACCGAGCGGCGTGATTGGGCGCGCGAGTTTGGCAATGTGGTGGTAACCCGCGGCAGTGGTGGTGGCCCGGTCTATCTGCGTGATATCTCCAATATCAGCGATGCCCTCGAGGACGAGGCGCGCAATATGGTGTTTAACGGGGAGCCTGCCGTCAGCATTAAAATTTACCGCGTGGGTGAGCAGACGCCCATGAGTGTCAGTGAGGCGGCGCGGGAAGTGATCGATGAGGTCAGAACCAGCCTGCCACCGGGGGTGACTCTCACAATTCGAGATGACGACTCGGAAATATTTAAAGAGCGTCTCTCTCTGTTGTTGAAAAACGGATTTATCGGCCTGCTGCTGGTGTTTGTGGTGCTTGGCGCCTTCCTGGAATTGCGCCTGGCATTTTGGGTGACGCTGGGAATTCCCACCAGTTTTCTCGGTTCGCTGCTGTTCCTGCCCGGCTTGGATATCTCTATCAGCATGGTGAGTATGTTCGCCTTTATCATCGCCCTGGGCATAGTGGTGGATGATGCGATTATCGCCGGGGAAAATATTCACGAGTGGCGGCAGAAGGGTTACAGCAATTTAGAAGCCGCTATTGCCGGTGCGCGCCAGGTGGCGGTGCCGCTCACCTTTGCCATCCTCACCAATATCGTCGCCTTTATTCCCCTGATGGAATTGCCCGGCTTTATGGGCAAGATCTTCGGCGTTATTCCTTTTGTAGTGGGTTCGGTATTTATTATTTCCTGGGTCGAGGCACTGTTTATTTTACCGGCGCACCTGGCTCATTCCCGCCGGGGTTACAAGAGCCGGCGGGCCCGCCGGTTTGCCGCCCGGCAAAAATTGCTGGCACGCGGCTTGGATCGCTTCGTACAACGACGCTTCCGGCCCTTTTTGGATTTCTGTGTGGCGCACCGCTACAGCACGATTGCCGTCGCCATTGCTATTTTGCTGGTGATGGGGGGCTATGCGGCCAGTGGGCGCATGGGCTTTACCCTGATGCCGCGAGTGGAGCGGGATTCAGGCCGTTTTGCGGTGACTTTCCCCACCGGTACCCCTCAACAACAGTTGGAGAAAGCCAGGGCGCAGATTATTGATGCGGCCGATAGAGTGCTCGAACAATACGACCGGGATCGGGTTTTCCTCGGCAGTCGAGGGATGATTGGGGACGATGCGATTCAGGTGGATGCCTATTTTGTTGCGGCGGATCAGCGCAGCTTTTCCACCGGGGAGTTTGTACGTGAGTGGCGAAAAGAGGTTGGGCCTATAGCCGGTTCTCTCAGTGCTATTACGGCGTCTGATCGCGGCGGGCCCGGCGCCGGTTCCTCCTTGACGGTGGAGCTGCGTCATACCGATACGGACACACTGGAACAGGCCGCGTTGCGCCTGGCCAGTGAGTTGGAGAAATTCCCCAATGTGAGCGATATCGACGCGGGTATTTCGCTCGGCAAAACCCAGCTCGATTTAACCCTCACAGAAACCGCCAAAAGCCTGGGCGTTTCCGCCGAGGACATCGGTCGTCAACTGCGGGCTTCTCTCTACGGTGCCGAAGCGCTGCGCCAACAGCGCGGGCGTGACCAGGTGAAGGTGATGGTGCGCCTGCCGGAGAGTGAGCGAGTGACGATGGACGATGTACACAATATGATGATTCGCGCCGGCAACGGCCAGTGGCTGCCGCTCCTTGACCTTGTCGAGATCGACCAGGGGCGCGCCTATGCCAAGATCAATCGCCGCGAGGGGCGCCGGGTGACCACGGTTACCGCCAATGTGGAACCCAGCGATCAGGCCGCCCTGGTGATCAACGAGCTCAATCTCAGTGTGATGCCGCAATTAAAAGCCGAATTTCCCGGTCTCGGGGTTTCCTATGAAGGGCGTCAGGCGGATGAAAGGGAGGGGCTCGCCTCACTGGGCATGACTTTTATGCTGGCTATGGCGGTGCTCTATCTGCTGCTGGCGATTCCGCTGAAGAGTTATATACAGCCGCTGATCGTGATGATTGCCATTCCCTTCGGCGTGATCGGTGCATTACTCGGCCACCTGGGTATGGGTTACGGCCTCAGCATGGTTAGCCTGCTGGGCATGGTAGCACTCGCTGGGGTGGTTATTAACGATACTCTGGTGATGATCGAATACAGCAATCGCTTGCGTAACGAGGGTACCGACCTGGAAACGGCGATCAAGAACGCGGCGGCGCGCCGCTTCCGCCCGATTGTGCTGACCACGGTCACCACTTTCTGTGGCCTGATGCCGATGATTTTTGAAACCTCGGTGCAGGCGCGCTTTATGATCCCGATGGCGATTTCCCTCGGCTACGGCATCCTCGCGGCCACGGCTATCTCGCTGTTGTTGGTGCCTTGCCTGTACCTGATGCTTGGCAAAGATATTCCCGATTTGCTGGAGCGGGCGAAAGCCGTGGTGAAATCCCTCCTCAGGCCTGCGCAGGTTTAA
- a CDS encoding efflux RND transporter periplasmic adaptor subunit — translation MLKKFNPRLLIPVALLALAVVIAAWMMREKPTVSRGERKVPPPAVDVAVAEQGSFPITLSALGKVTARELAEVEPLVDGQVEWLDYDLGPGAVLPKGKVLLRIDSEPYQLALKSAESTLAGRRAELQQELGQQQVAREEYELLGTALGDADRALVLREPQKAAAEAAVQAAEAEVALAQRNLRLTEVRAPFDALVVERNVDVGDRVSPGVNLYSLASASRFQIAVEVPASQLHRLNSADVEVRIYGSQWPAGSYRRGEFVRVIPVLEEQGRLARVLVELEDPLSVMDPSQPQLLLNDLARVEIVSQGKEALVRIPLTALQDDNQVWVVRDNRTSIQPVEVAYTSGDFAVLDRGLSGGETLVTTRLITVTEGMPVRIAGEPRPGKSLPADAAASANEGAMPGLQPQQAGGAND, via the coding sequence ATGTTGAAGAAGTTCAATCCGCGCTTGCTCATACCAGTAGCCCTGTTGGCTTTGGCCGTTGTGATTGCCGCCTGGATGATGCGGGAGAAGCCCACAGTCTCCCGTGGAGAGCGCAAGGTACCACCGCCAGCTGTAGATGTAGCCGTTGCGGAACAGGGAAGCTTCCCCATTACCCTGAGTGCTCTGGGGAAAGTGACCGCGCGTGAATTGGCAGAGGTAGAGCCCCTGGTCGATGGGCAGGTGGAGTGGCTCGACTACGACCTGGGGCCCGGTGCAGTTTTGCCCAAGGGCAAGGTGTTGTTACGGATAGATTCCGAACCCTACCAATTGGCTCTGAAGTCTGCCGAGAGCACCCTGGCTGGGCGCCGTGCGGAATTGCAGCAGGAGTTGGGCCAACAGCAGGTGGCCCGGGAAGAGTACGAGCTGCTCGGAACTGCCCTGGGCGATGCCGACCGCGCACTGGTGTTACGTGAACCCCAAAAGGCAGCGGCCGAGGCCGCGGTGCAGGCGGCAGAAGCCGAGGTGGCTTTGGCACAGCGCAATCTGCGTCTCACAGAAGTGCGAGCCCCCTTTGATGCTCTCGTAGTGGAGCGCAATGTAGATGTGGGGGATCGTGTCTCCCCCGGCGTCAATCTCTACAGTTTGGCCAGCGCCAGCCGCTTCCAGATAGCCGTTGAGGTTCCCGCTAGTCAGTTACACCGATTAAACAGCGCTGACGTGGAAGTGCGCATATACGGCAGCCAGTGGCCCGCCGGTAGTTACCGCCGGGGTGAGTTTGTGCGGGTGATTCCGGTATTGGAGGAGCAGGGGCGCCTGGCACGGGTGCTGGTCGAGCTGGAGGATCCTCTCTCCGTGATGGACCCTTCTCAGCCGCAGCTTTTACTCAATGATCTGGCGCGGGTGGAAATCGTCTCCCAGGGTAAAGAGGCGCTGGTGCGGATTCCGCTCACCGCCTTGCAGGATGACAATCAGGTTTGGGTAGTACGTGACAACCGCACCAGTATTCAGCCTGTTGAAGTGGCTTATACCAGCGGCGACTTCGCTGTGCTCGACAGGGGCCTTAGCGGTGGGGAAACCTTGGTAACGACTCGCCTGATCACCGTCACCGAAGGCATGCCGGTAAGGATTGCCGGGGAGCCCCGCCCGGGTAAAAGCCTGCCCGCCGATGCCGCTGCCTCAGCAAATGAGGGTGCAATGCCTGGACTCCAACCCCAGCAAGCTGGGGGTGCCAATGACTGA
- a CDS encoding efflux transporter outer membrane subunit: MGFYRVLAICVPLLASCSSQPIETAEPQDILSLPQAFSDSGAVAADIRWWRGFEDPQLDQLVELALQDNPDLQASYWRLRQASAVARGARSGLWPRLTAQIENTEQRYSSGEFTDPSNEGNSWSTRIAASYELDLWGRVRAGASAAEAGLQAQQQNLQTASLSLAAEVSSTWLQLREQWGQRDLLQEQLETNRKSLQVLESRFARGVSVAADVLQQRQLVQRSEQELEQAGADIEILEMQLATLLGINPGQLDGYIHKVASLPILPALPDTGIPSQLLLRRPDVREAQRKLVQDYHLADQAWADRLPILSLSAVASNGTSLISDITENWLLAIAASLEGVIFDGGALSSARQQQDAALQERWAMYRETVNQALSEVEQALIRERALSQELEHLRERERLSDLIVQRRNRAYTRGAVDFLNLLTATTEQQSLAREVLSAERQLLQNRVTLYRALSGGLPLEDLPAPEPADLELYLEGNS; this comes from the coding sequence TTGGGCTTTTACCGTGTTTTGGCAATTTGTGTTCCACTGCTGGCCAGCTGTTCCTCTCAGCCGATCGAGACTGCCGAGCCGCAGGATATTTTGTCCCTGCCGCAGGCATTTAGTGACTCGGGCGCAGTGGCAGCCGATATCCGCTGGTGGCGTGGGTTTGAAGACCCCCAGCTCGACCAGCTGGTTGAGCTGGCCCTGCAGGACAATCCGGATCTGCAGGCCAGTTACTGGCGTTTACGCCAGGCCTCAGCAGTAGCCCGCGGGGCGCGCTCGGGTCTGTGGCCTAGATTGACGGCCCAGATTGAAAATACCGAGCAGCGATACTCTTCCGGGGAATTCACCGACCCTTCCAATGAGGGCAATAGCTGGAGCACTCGGATTGCCGCCAGTTATGAACTGGATCTCTGGGGGCGCGTGCGCGCCGGAGCCAGTGCGGCCGAGGCGGGGCTTCAGGCCCAGCAACAGAATCTGCAGACTGCCTCCCTGAGCCTCGCCGCGGAGGTGTCTTCAACCTGGTTGCAGTTGCGTGAACAGTGGGGCCAGCGCGACTTGCTGCAGGAGCAGCTGGAAACCAACCGCAAATCTCTGCAGGTACTGGAATCGCGCTTTGCTCGCGGTGTCAGCGTTGCTGCCGATGTGCTGCAGCAGCGCCAGCTGGTACAGCGCTCTGAACAGGAGCTGGAACAAGCCGGCGCAGATATTGAAATACTCGAGATGCAGCTGGCCACCTTGCTGGGTATCAACCCAGGCCAGCTGGATGGATATATTCACAAAGTTGCGAGTCTACCCATTCTGCCAGCCCTGCCTGATACCGGCATTCCCTCACAACTGTTGCTGCGGCGCCCAGATGTGCGGGAAGCTCAGCGCAAGTTGGTGCAGGACTACCACCTGGCCGATCAAGCTTGGGCGGATCGCTTGCCGATACTGAGTCTCTCCGCAGTGGCGAGTAACGGTACCAGTCTGATCAGCGATATTACCGAGAATTGGCTGCTCGCTATCGCCGCTTCCCTGGAAGGGGTGATCTTCGATGGCGGCGCCCTCAGTTCGGCACGGCAACAGCAGGATGCGGCCCTGCAGGAGCGCTGGGCGATGTATCGCGAAACGGTGAATCAGGCGCTGTCAGAAGTTGAGCAGGCCCTGATCCGTGAACGCGCCTTGAGTCAGGAGCTTGAACACCTGCGTGAGCGGGAACGTTTGTCCGACTTGATCGTCCAGCGGCGCAACCGGGCCTATACCCGCGGCGCCGTCGATTTTCTCAATCTGCTGACGGCCACCACCGAACAGCAGAGCCTGGCTCGTGAGGTGTTATCAGCCGAGCGTCAGCTGCTGCAAAACCGAGTCACTTTATATCGCGCACTTTCCGGGGGGTTGCCCCTGGAAGATCTGCCTGCACCGGAGCCCGCAGACCTGGAGCTGTACCTGGAGGGAAATAGTTGA
- a CDS encoding acyl-CoA dehydrogenase, which translates to MSKHQPLAHWDDILLLDQQLTDEERMVRDAAREYCQNKLMPRVLEANRHEIFDREIMSEMGELGLLGSTIEGYGCAGLNYVSYGLVAREVERVDSGYRSAMSVQSSLVMHPIYAYGSEEQKQKYLPKLASGEWVGCFGLTEPDAGSDPGGMKTRAKKVDGGYRISGAKMWITNSPIADVFVVWAKDDDDIIRGFILEKGMEGLTAPKIEGKFSLRASITGEIVMDNVFVPEENKFPEIGGLRGPFGCLNRARYGISWGAMGAGEFCWHAARQYGLDRKQFNRPLAQTQLFQKKLADMQTEITLGLQASLRVGRIMDENKQFDPTMISLVKRNNCGKALDIARVSRDMHGGNGISDEFHVIRHVMNLEAVNTYEGTHDVHALILGRAQTGLQAFV; encoded by the coding sequence ATGAGTAAACATCAGCCACTCGCCCACTGGGACGATATCCTGCTGCTGGATCAGCAGTTGACCGACGAAGAGCGCATGGTGCGCGATGCCGCGCGCGAATACTGCCAGAACAAGCTGATGCCGAGGGTCCTGGAGGCCAACCGCCACGAGATCTTCGACCGTGAAATCATGAGCGAAATGGGTGAGCTGGGCCTGCTGGGTTCCACCATCGAAGGCTATGGCTGTGCCGGTCTCAACTACGTTTCCTACGGTCTGGTGGCGCGTGAAGTTGAGCGCGTTGACTCCGGCTACCGCTCCGCCATGAGCGTGCAATCCAGCCTGGTGATGCACCCCATCTACGCCTACGGCAGCGAAGAGCAGAAGCAGAAATACCTTCCCAAGCTGGCCAGCGGTGAGTGGGTTGGCTGTTTCGGCCTGACCGAGCCGGATGCAGGCTCTGATCCTGGCGGTATGAAAACCCGCGCCAAGAAAGTGGACGGCGGCTACCGCATCAGCGGCGCCAAAATGTGGATTACCAACAGCCCCATCGCCGATGTCTTCGTGGTTTGGGCCAAAGACGATGACGACATCATTCGCGGCTTCATACTCGAGAAAGGTATGGAAGGCCTGACCGCACCGAAGATCGAGGGCAAGTTCTCCCTGCGTGCCTCCATCACCGGTGAGATCGTGATGGACAATGTCTTCGTTCCCGAAGAGAACAAGTTCCCGGAAATCGGCGGACTGCGCGGCCCATTCGGCTGCTTGAACCGCGCCCGCTACGGCATTTCCTGGGGCGCCATGGGTGCCGGTGAATTCTGCTGGCACGCGGCCCGCCAGTACGGCCTGGACCGCAAACAGTTCAACCGCCCACTGGCACAAACCCAGCTGTTCCAGAAGAAGCTGGCCGATATGCAAACCGAAATTACCCTGGGTCTGCAGGCCTCCCTGCGCGTTGGCCGCATCATGGATGAGAACAAGCAGTTCGACCCCACCATGATCTCCCTGGTGAAGCGCAACAACTGCGGCAAGGCCCTGGATATCGCCCGCGTTTCCCGCGATATGCACGGCGGCAACGGCATCTCCGACGAGTTCCACGTGATTCGCCACGTGATGAACCTGGAAGCGGTAAATACCTACGAGGGCACCCATGACGTACACGCCCTGATCTTGGGCCGCGCCCAAACCGGCCTGCAGGCGTTCGTTTAA
- a CDS encoding DMT family transporter, which translates to MPIYSILKALACVFIIGMAYPIVKFAINDIPPLLLTALRFSLVGVPLIIFFPFPKTSVMNVFLTGIFLQFLNTGLVYFALRSDAQSGVASLLAQSQVLFTLLFSVYFFGDKISRQQLLGLLVAAVGFTIFFLHADENGATTTMGLVLLIASGMAWAIGNMLLKSMKGVNLLHLMIWASLVPPIPLFVLSYFMETQRPLKVLLEASPLAWGAVLYQCLFITLLGFMWWGDLIRRYSAAFVAPFGLLVPVFGLIGSWVLLGESMDTIEWWASLLVFAGIAFCVINVQEIKAQAKG; encoded by the coding sequence ATGCCAATTTATAGCATCCTAAAAGCGCTAGCTTGTGTATTTATCATTGGCATGGCTTACCCAATTGTTAAATTTGCGATCAATGATATCCCTCCATTGTTGCTGACCGCCCTGAGGTTTTCATTGGTGGGTGTGCCACTTATCATTTTTTTCCCGTTTCCGAAAACCTCTGTGATGAATGTGTTTTTGACGGGAATTTTTCTTCAGTTCCTCAATACCGGTTTGGTTTATTTTGCTCTGCGTAGCGATGCACAATCTGGGGTTGCCAGTTTGTTGGCGCAGTCACAGGTACTTTTTACCCTGCTTTTTAGCGTTTATTTTTTTGGGGATAAAATTAGCCGGCAGCAGTTGTTAGGGTTGTTGGTTGCCGCTGTGGGTTTCACGATATTTTTTCTACACGCCGATGAAAATGGAGCGACAACCACAATGGGGCTCGTGCTTCTGATTGCTTCGGGAATGGCCTGGGCTATTGGGAACATGTTGCTGAAAAGTATGAAGGGGGTAAACCTGCTGCATCTGATGATTTGGGCATCACTGGTGCCGCCAATCCCGCTATTCGTATTATCTTATTTTATGGAAACGCAAAGACCGCTTAAGGTTTTACTTGAAGCTTCACCTTTGGCATGGGGCGCGGTTCTATATCAGTGTTTGTTTATCACTCTGCTTGGATTTATGTGGTGGGGCGATTTGATTCGACGTTATTCAGCTGCTTTTGTTGCACCCTTTGGGCTACTGGTTCCGGTATTTGGCTTGATAGGCTCCTGGGTACTTTTAGGTGAGTCGATGGATACTATCGAGTGGTGGGCATCCCTGTTGGTTTTCGCAGGCATTGCCTTTTGCGTGATCAATGTGCAGGAGATAAAGGCGCAAGCCAAAGGGTAA
- a CDS encoding trimeric intracellular cation channel family protein: MDELLHWFDLIGIAVFAFSGVLAAGHKQMDLFGAVVLACVTSTGGGTIRDIILNIPVFWLQDTYYLWIAVTTGVVSFYLIRYLQVPMRLLMIADAIGLAVFVVIGTQKGLELGYSATIAIVMGMMTGTFGGVIRDVLSGDIPLLLRREIYATAALTGAAVLVALDASGKLPGDLVVAIAVLVTLAIRLAALKWNLSAPIARFGNH, encoded by the coding sequence ATGGATGAGCTGCTGCATTGGTTCGACTTGATCGGTATTGCAGTCTTTGCCTTTAGTGGTGTACTCGCTGCAGGCCACAAGCAGATGGATTTGTTTGGCGCAGTAGTGCTCGCCTGTGTCACCTCCACGGGAGGGGGAACCATTCGGGACATCATCCTCAATATTCCCGTGTTTTGGCTGCAAGACACCTACTATTTGTGGATCGCTGTCACCACCGGTGTAGTCAGTTTTTACCTGATACGCTATTTACAAGTGCCCATGCGCCTACTGATGATAGCGGACGCCATTGGCCTCGCAGTATTTGTCGTGATCGGCACACAGAAGGGTTTAGAGCTGGGTTACTCCGCCACTATTGCCATCGTAATGGGAATGATGACCGGTACTTTCGGCGGTGTAATTCGCGATGTTCTCTCCGGGGATATTCCACTGCTTCTGCGCCGAGAGATCTATGCCACTGCGGCCCTCACCGGCGCCGCCGTACTGGTTGCCCTCGATGCCAGTGGCAAATTGCCGGGGGACTTGGTGGTGGCTATAGCCGTGCTGGTTACCTTGGCAATCCGCCTGGCAGCTCTGAAGTGGAACCTCTCCGCACCCATTGCGCGATTCGGTAACCATTGA
- a CDS encoding alpha/beta hydrolase, with translation MRNLRPLTACIIFISLLMSACDRSEQGATPTVKKPRSYTHLYPRSCWFKTDDSWPATQCYMMEVPEDYAHPTRRKIRFPVIRFRANHPAPNKAPLLHLGAGGPGASMGLEPENASDWLWLNYAAMTVEDGRDLIVIDPRGTGMARPRLTCSEFIEDAQTAFQRNLSPEEEARVFAFSMERCYSRLSKGADMAQYNSSVIARDVEELRKLLKIDKLDLYGVSYSSRYALTYARDFPDSTRALVLNSAVFPNIAYTQQLAQDSLAAYERGLKHCIEDEKCNSRYPDLRRRLENLVQTLDEKPRTVSIKHRYSNQPYPFVLTGQRLLRVLFQALYNENFYSELPKLIEGLENSGDEGLKPAQKAIGHFMEIVLDPYFGDAAGVSHFCYEEAPFVDFDQARESAEGTGILGGAVRSDLKLLQLQCRIWAIPAAPLLESQPIATPAPVMVLHGGLDPVLSAEDVDIARKALPNHQWLLFPQLAHDIISASSCAEKAAARFLDNPESDQTEPTKDCRKQELADQIQEEQEERKEQEEQSQGGETEAPSTGIPALESEP, from the coding sequence GTGCGAAATCTCCGCCCACTGACCGCCTGCATCATATTCATCAGCTTACTGATGAGCGCCTGTGATCGGTCTGAGCAGGGGGCAACCCCCACGGTGAAAAAGCCCAGGAGCTATACCCACCTATATCCCAGGTCCTGCTGGTTTAAAACCGACGACAGTTGGCCCGCTACCCAGTGCTACATGATGGAAGTGCCGGAGGATTACGCCCACCCCACCAGGCGAAAAATTCGCTTCCCGGTAATTCGCTTTCGTGCCAATCATCCAGCCCCCAATAAGGCACCACTACTACACCTCGGGGCCGGTGGCCCCGGCGCCAGCATGGGGTTGGAGCCGGAAAACGCCAGCGACTGGTTGTGGTTGAACTACGCCGCGATGACTGTTGAAGACGGCCGCGATTTAATCGTGATCGATCCACGCGGCACCGGCATGGCGCGACCGCGCCTCACCTGCAGCGAGTTTATCGAGGACGCGCAGACGGCTTTCCAGCGCAACCTCTCCCCGGAAGAGGAGGCGCGTGTTTTCGCTTTCAGTATGGAGCGCTGCTACAGTCGTTTGAGTAAGGGCGCGGATATGGCGCAGTACAACAGCTCGGTGATTGCTCGGGATGTGGAAGAGCTGCGCAAGCTGTTGAAAATCGATAAGCTCGACCTCTATGGCGTTTCCTACTCTTCCCGCTACGCCCTCACTTATGCGCGGGATTTCCCCGATTCAACCCGCGCCCTGGTGCTCAACAGCGCGGTCTTCCCGAATATCGCCTATACCCAACAACTTGCTCAGGATTCACTGGCGGCTTACGAGCGCGGCCTCAAGCACTGTATTGAGGATGAAAAATGTAACAGCCGCTACCCGGATCTGCGCCGGCGCCTGGAGAACCTGGTGCAAACCCTCGATGAGAAACCGCGCACGGTTTCTATCAAGCACCGCTATTCGAATCAGCCCTACCCGTTTGTGCTCACGGGCCAACGCCTGCTGAGGGTGCTGTTCCAGGCTTTGTACAACGAGAATTTTTACAGTGAACTGCCAAAGCTGATTGAGGGGCTGGAGAACAGTGGCGACGAGGGCCTGAAGCCCGCGCAAAAAGCCATTGGACACTTTATGGAAATCGTACTGGACCCCTACTTTGGCGACGCGGCCGGGGTCAGCCACTTCTGCTACGAGGAAGCGCCCTTTGTCGATTTCGACCAAGCCCGCGAGAGCGCCGAGGGCACCGGCATACTCGGCGGCGCTGTGCGCTCAGACCTGAAGTTGCTGCAACTGCAATGCCGAATCTGGGCGATCCCCGCCGCACCACTGCTGGAATCCCAGCCCATTGCCACTCCCGCTCCAGTGATGGTGTTACACGGTGGGCTCGATCCGGTTTTGTCCGCGGAGGATGTAGATATAGCGCGCAAAGCGCTGCCCAATCACCAATGGCTGCTATTCCCTCAATTGGCTCACGACATTATTTCTGCCAGCAGCTGCGCAGAAAAGGCGGCGGCGCGCTTTCTCGACAACCCAGAAAGCGACCAGACAGAACCCACCAAAGACTGCCGCAAGCAGGAACTGGCAGACCAGATCCAGGAAGAGCAGGAAGAGCGGAAGGAACAAGAGGAGCAAAGCCAAGGTGGTGAAACGGAGGCCCCCTCCACGGGCATACCAGCTCTGGAAAGCGAACCCTAA